The Gambusia affinis linkage group LG09, SWU_Gaff_1.0, whole genome shotgun sequence DNA window TGGGTCGCAGTATTTCTTCTCAGAGCTGCTCACATCTGGAAAGTGTAATGGTGGAAAATCTGACATTGCTTCAGGTGTCATagagaataaaagatgagctgtCTTTGAATCCAAAATGGGGTGATGCTGCTAAATTGCACAAGGTTGAAGGATGGACAACGTCAGGGGAATCATTGTTTTTTATCTTCGTGTAAACACTGTTGTAATTATGTTTAGGCCAGTGACGGCTCAGCTCTGTCTCTATCCGCTGAAGTCTTGCTTTGATCAAACGAAATGCATCTACGGCAGATCCCAGGGGCGGTTCTTTTCCCACCGTCGGCTTAAATCGAAGAATAAAAGAGGGAAAGCATGAGGAAGAACAGAGCTTTTCAAGCTGATGTTGCAGGAAGGGAGACAAATTGATGCTAGCTGTCTTCCCTGGTGAAGACTTTATATTCTCAGTTTGCAGTTTCTACAAGCCAAAGAGACATTTTATGCCTCTTTAGTCCATCTAAATTAAACGTATTTGGAGcaaaaaatgttacatgatgtttatttttgataagtATCAGTAGTGGGCACACGTCCACTGATGTGCTAATTGCTGAGCTAATTTTGTGGTTAGTGGTTTGTTGGGGTTAAACCGCAAACGAAAGCAGCTAAACGGTTTAGTAGGTTTAAGTTACCCAGTAAACGGTTTAGTGGGGCTAAAATGACATGACTGAAAAACGTAACGCGAAGGAAGAGCCTCGTATCACGCAATatcattgattattgatcatatttttgttttaaatatcttaagTACTGCTAAACTGGTGGCTTCCTCTTATCGACATCTGTCACactattgtttattatttagaagACATATATATTGCtctatattgttttatttatggaaaactGTGTAGAAccaaaagcacaaacaaaaaaataggtATAAAAAACATCGCtggtacttttattttattgtgaaaaattcaaTGTAACTGAatttttcctgttaaaactactaaaatctgtgtttttattttaaaacatttgctacTTCACTATAATTTCTAGCTAAAATGAGTAAGAAGTCATTGTGGAAGGTGAACTAAGACAAAACGAGGCCTTTTTTGCACAGATTTGGACCaacaatatgttttatttgtagagctgtgtttgtaaagttataaaataccacaaaaagTAAGTTTTGTGCGATTGtgaaaagatttgtttattgGTGCACCATCTGAttccaacacaaagcagaaatcaGTTTCCTCATGAGTCAGGTGAGCTGCAAACCAAAAGCATAAAGAGCCGAGCCAGTGgagtcaacaacaacaaaactctccAGTGTATTGTGGTTTAAGTGCTGTTTGCAGAGACAGCATTGTGACTCACTGAGCCGTTCAGTTTTAGAGCTTCGCTGCTTTCTGAAGCTCCCGTTTATTATGTGCTCAGCATTCTGGCAGCGAGTCGAACTCCAAACACTCAGTGCTCTGAAAGGATTCTCACTTCTCATTGGCAGAGGCAGCCCTTCAAGTGCTACTACGCTGCTTTCGCCTTCattgttttcatctttgttaTGAGTCCCTGGAGTCTCGTCTTTAAAGCCAGAGTGATTTCAAAAGCGTCTTAAGAAACTACGGTAACAATTGATTATTCATAATTTGTTATAGATTGTAAAACACCTCTAGGCGCTTTGCTTTGATCCTCTTCTTTCAAACTGATTAACAGCCTTTGGGTTGCAGACTCCTCTCACTACTTTAATTTATGCAGGACCTCTGCAGGTCAGTGTTGAGCGGTCGGCACCTCCTGCAGGGATATTATGTCTCGTCAGGTTTGCCTGTCTAGTATTGTCTGAAAGAGACGTGTGgacatgctgctgctggttttcagTGACATTAGAGGTCTCAGCCTAAGTTTCTGTGGATTTGTATCAAGTATTTTAGTTTCACAGTGAAGCTTGAGACAttcctaatttatttatgttaattattaaacaataaaGAAGTGAAAAGTTGACAGGCGAATCTCAATACGAGGCAGATTTCACACAAAAACTTACTTTTAGTTGACatcaagttaaattttttttccaagaaccTGGATACTTATCTCTTCAAAATTATTATCTTTggagaaaatacttttatttacttaatcaGATCTAGAGTAAAGATTTATCCCTGCCAAGCGGCCCTGGAGGTAAGATTTACAAGAATAACTGAGATTTAAATAAGCTGCAGTTGTTCTGGGCAGATGTTCAAGCCGGCAGGTTTGGTCCAGGAGTCTGAAGTCTGGATCCAACAATAACATCCCGCAGAAGAAGTTTGATCGGAGTTTTCATCAAACGCATCAGACCTGATTCTGCCGACTGAGTGTTTAAGTCGTATTGTTTTCACAGTTCCCTGTTGTAAGTTGTTTTCTGGCCAGTGTAGTCAGCacttatgttttaatgtttctggaAGTGTTTCTTTTGACATTCTCTAGAGAAATATCTGACTACAGAAGACGAGTCTTCTGGGTAAACACAGCAGCGGCAGGcatattgtgttttcaaaaGACTCCACAGAGggtaaaaaatgtcattttcttctatgctattctattttatttactttttattagtggagaaagttttggctgGGCGATGTATTGAATCTATTTGATTGTATCATAAGCTTTTCAAGTGATGATGATTAAAATGTCTATCACAACCATCAAGCAGAggtgaaaactcaaaaattatACTAAAGGAAGAGCAGCACtactttaacttatttttattcaagtaaaagtcaaaagtggccatcaagtaagagtaaaaaagtatttggtaaaatggCTTTCAAATCctgatattaaatattaatcatttaatattcagAAATTGCATCAATAGCTGCATCAAAAAGTCAAGTTTAGAGGAAATTTGggtattttaaagagaaaaataaaaaataaaaaaaatacaaggaaaTTACAACATAGAAAAATCAGATGAAAgcaaaatttttccaaatcagtttcattCAGTATGAAACTTATTCACTGTGTCTGGAGGATCTTTGGTTTAAACAAGCTTGTCTTTAATTCGTTACTCACAGTAGGTCGAGAAATATATTATGTCGCATAATCTAGTAGGACTGGACTGCATTCCATATCAGTTGATGTCAATAATTAAcgattagtttttgtttttttaaatatctgaaatgctgccaTACTGGTGGTGTGACCTTTCCTGTCTTTTCTCTTcgctgttgtgttttattttcaagcagCTATGAGGCTCAGTAGTGAAATATTCAACCGCTGCTGTTCtagttactcagcaggttgttgctaggtaaccaaagaatgaatgAGTTGCTAGGTTACCAAAGAATGGTCAGTTAGTCGATTCCACCAGCGTTGCTTACCTAGCAGTAAGAGGTTGAGTCTAAAGCGTTTCCTCTGcatacatctcccagaatgctgtgcggttctggattggagttcagtgaatattctatatatGGAATGTTGAATATTCTGTCAgacgtattatttatttatattgatcATGTCTCTATCGCAGCATACagtatattgttattgattattGTCCAGTCCTATGATACAGTAATAAAACatccaatatttatttattttttttaaaggttttattggctctagtggccccCACTTGACAGtcaattgacaggaaagtgggcaatgagagaaggggaagacatgcggcaaaggtcaccaggccgggaatcgaactcgcGAGGTCCAAGGCCTCCCTATGTGGGCTGTGCCCAACCCTTGTGCCATAACAACACATCCCAAAAGAAAtccaatatttaatattttcgtCATATTGCCCAGCCGTAGGAGACACTGACCTTGCTCTAGAACGGCATGGGCCCCTTGTGGGAAAGACGGGGCCGTGGGCGTCTTCTCTTGGCTGGTCTGTGGGTCTGACCGCCTCTCACTGGGTTCTGCTGGGCCATTTTTCTCACTGTAGCTGCCTCCTCCAGCCCTCTGCCATGCTCCGTGGAGGCCATGGGacctggaggacacacacaccaAGGAATCACTTAGATAACCAAAAAAGGTAGAGTTACCCAACTTTTTGACAGCGAGGGTATTACAGTGGGATCATGAGCCATTGGTGCTTGAAGCAAGACCCTAAAAGGGATCAGACTGGTAATGGATGAGGAGACAAGAGACAAGAATGAATGGGTGTGtgtcagagtgtgtgtgggcCCCTCGGAGCCCACCCATCAGCTCTGCAGGAGCATCAGGTCAGTGCAGCAGATAGCAAGGCGAGAAACCTAAACCCCTCATGTTTCATGTCACCGTCGCTCTCCCTGGAGTTTACAAAATCCTCGACACACCAAAC harbors:
- the apln gene encoding apelin, whose product is MNVKILTLVIVLLVSLLCPAGAGPMASTEHGRGLEEAATVRKMAQQNPVRGGQTHRPAKRRRPRPRLSHKGPMPF